The Chloroflexota bacterium genome includes a window with the following:
- a CDS encoding DUF211 domain-containing protein: protein MGKIRRLVLDVLKPHDPSIIQVAAELSELPGVEAVNISIYEMDRRVENAKITLEGTDLNYDQILKVIGENGGTVHSIDEVVAGRMIIEDAQTLQDPLG from the coding sequence ATGGGCAAAATACGTAGGTTAGTCTTGGATGTGCTTAAGCCACATGACCCTTCCATTATTCAGGTTGCTGCAGAGCTGAGCGAGCTGCCAGGTGTAGAGGCTGTGAACATCAGTATCTACGAAATGGACCGACGGGTTGAGAATGCCAAGATCACCTTGGAAGGCACTGACCTTAACTACGATCAAATATTGAAGGTGATCGGTGAGAATGGCGGCACTGTACACTCAATTGATGAAGTAGTGGCGGGGCGCATGATCATCGAGGATGCACAAACACTGCAGGACCCACTGGGATAA
- a CDS encoding tRNA (adenine-N1)-methyltransferase yields the protein MDKRRVFAEGETALIILGRKRFLMRLQRDQVQHTHHGLIRHDDLIGQLPGKSFTTHLGYPLLALRPSLHDMIMSIERASQIVYPKEIGYILLKLNVGPGCHIIEAGTGSGALTIALAHAVRPNGRVYSYEVREDMLRVAARNLADTGLQEWVELKQRDIATGFGEQGVDAVFLDVRTPWLYLQAARDALAEGGFFGAIVPTTNQVSELIAALESNLFSDIEVSEILLRSYKPVAARLRPMDRMVAHTGYLIFARRIEKGLSREYLQEATPDEWMVAQADEELGVNGQNT from the coding sequence GTGGATAAGAGGCGCGTCTTTGCCGAGGGAGAAACAGCACTGATTATCCTTGGCCGTAAGCGTTTTTTGATGCGCTTACAGCGAGACCAGGTACAGCATACTCACCATGGCTTGATTCGCCACGACGACTTGATTGGGCAACTACCCGGCAAGTCCTTCACTACCCATCTCGGTTATCCGCTTCTTGCGCTGCGCCCTTCGCTTCATGACATGATCATGAGCATAGAACGTGCCTCACAAATCGTGTACCCCAAAGAAATTGGCTATATCTTGCTGAAATTGAACGTAGGGCCAGGATGCCATATTATAGAAGCCGGTACAGGCAGCGGTGCATTGACCATCGCATTGGCTCACGCTGTGCGCCCCAATGGGCGTGTGTATTCCTACGAAGTCCGTGAGGATATGCTGCGTGTGGCTGCCAGGAATTTGGCTGACACAGGTCTCCAGGAATGGGTGGAATTGAAACAGCGGGACATTGCAACCGGTTTTGGCGAGCAAGGCGTGGATGCGGTATTCCTGGATGTGCGCACTCCTTGGCTGTATTTGCAGGCAGCGAGGGATGCATTAGCAGAGGGAGGCTTTTTCGGGGCCATTGTTCCCACCACCAATCAAGTGTCGGAACTGATTGCTGCATTGGAAAGCAATCTTTTTAGTGATATTGAGGTAAGTGAGATTTTGTTGCGTTCTTACAAGCCGGTTGCAGCACGGCTGCGTCCCATGGATCGCATGGTAGCGCATACAGGTTATCTCATTTTTGCACGCCGAATAGAGAAGGGGCTTTCCCGTGAGTATTTACAAGAGGCCACCCCAGATGAATGGATGGTTGCGCAAGCAGATGAGGAGTTGGGAGTAAATGGGCAAAATACGTAG